The Cygnus atratus isolate AKBS03 ecotype Queensland, Australia chromosome 2, CAtr_DNAZoo_HiC_assembly, whole genome shotgun sequence genome window below encodes:
- the PRL gene encoding prolactin, with product MSTKGASLKGLLLVVLLVSNMLLTKEGVTSLPICPNGSSNCQVSLGELFDRAVKLSHYIHFLSSEMFNEFDERYAQGRGFITKAVNGCHTSSLTTPEDKEQAQQIHHEDLLNLVLGVLRSWNDPLIHLASEVQRIKEAPDTILWKAVEIEEQNKRLLEGMEKIVGRVHSGDIGNEVYSQWEGLPSLQLADEDSRLFAFYNLLHCLRRDSHKIDNYLKVLKCRLIHDSNC from the exons ATGAGCACCAAGGGGGCTTCATTGAAAG GTTTGTTGCTGGTGGTCCTTCTGGTGTCCAACATGCTCCTGACAAAGGAAGGAGTGACCTCCTTGCCTATCTGCCCCAATGGATCTTCCAACTGCCAAGTTTCCCTTGGGGAACTTTTTGACCGTGCGGTTAAACTCTCACACTACATCCACTTCCtctcttcagaaatgttcaATGAATTT GATGAACGCTATGCTCAGGGTCGGGGTTTCATTACAAAAGCTGTTAATGGCTGCCACACTTCCTCCTTAACCACTCCTGAAGACAAGGAGCAAGCTCAGCAGATTCAC CATGAAGATCTACTGAATTTAGTACTGGGAGTGCTGCGCTCCTGGAATGATCCCCTGATCCATCTGGCCTCTGAGGTACAAAGAATCAAAGAAGCTCCAGACACCATCCTCTGGAAGGCTGTAGAGATTGAGGAACAAAACAAGCGGCTTCTAGAAGGAATGGAGAAAATAGTTGGGCGG GTTCATTCTGGCGACATTGGAAATGAAGTTTATTCTCAGTGGGAAGGCCTTCCATCCTTACAACTTGCGGATGAGGACTCCAGACTCTTTGCCTTTTACAACCTGCTGCATTGCCTCCGCAGAGATTCCCACAAAATTGACAACTATCTCAAGGTTTTGAAGTGCCGCCTAATACATGATAGCAATTGCTAA